The Ptychodera flava strain L36383 chromosome 14, AS_Pfla_20210202, whole genome shotgun sequence genome segment ATTGAACTTAGAGGGTGTGACGAACAACCACTCTAAATACCTGTACCTTGAGTGCCCACATGGTCCAATGCTACATACAAAATTGTGAGAGGATGATTTTGAGGGATCGCCAAGAAAATCAAGTTTTGCATACCTCAGGATCACTGGGCACCTTGCTTCTCTTCAACATTGCTAATATCATATTGATGCAGTAGACAATACTGGATCTGTTGTGACCAACCATATCATCTATGCTGGCTACTTCTGGATCAAAGTCCAAACCAACATGGTGGATGAACTTCTCGGCAGACGACAGTGCCCTGTATGTGTGACAGAATACAAATACTTGAACTCCCCTATTAAGTTAAACAATGTGAGTTTTGGAGGAATACTTGCATGCTGTTGAGCATCTATTAAATTGGAGAAAACTGATTTTTTGTTTGAGAGGGCTGATGAGAAATAATATCTAAAACATGACTCTGTATCAAAATGTCacaagatagatagatatagagaTAGATggacacatacatacacgcatgcatacatgcatgcatgcatgtactttTCAATCCACAGTTCCATACCATTTATGGGTTGTGTATAAAATCTGCCAGAAAATCTCTTCCTTCGTTGAATAAGTCTTGTAGGAATAAAGTTTCTtgcaaaaaggcaaaaattcgTACAAGTGGCTCGATAATAGCTCGATCTCTTTCAAAATGCAGCTGGACTGAAtgaaagtaaaaatacaaataaagatGTGAAATCTATATCCATACCAGTGTAAATTGCCTGCCCTTCTAGTATGCTTCAGACAGACTCCTAAAATAAGACCTTGACTATAGAATTGTTTTCTGCCATCGTGGACAAATGTCTACGATTATCAGTGTATAGTACAAGTGAACAGGCACATCATATACTCACAACTTGACACTTTCCAACATCCATGCCTGATGAACTGGTTCCATCATCTCTCCCAGGAATTTCTTCTGTTCTTCAAAATTCTTGCTTTCATTGCACAACAATATGAGAGCTTCCTGAAGTGTGATTTTCTCAAGCTGAGTCAATTCCTCTCTGTCTGCGCTCAGTCTTTTCACTTTCTCATACACTGTGCTGAAGAACGGCTGAATGATACGGTGGAAATTATTAGACCGTGACTCTTATTATGAACTGATCAAAAGTACGCAAGAGTTAGCAAATTTCCAATTTTCTCTGTTCACTGATTTCACAGTGCAATATAAAAACAATTTGAacttcctaatattttttctaagGTTTGCTAATTTTCTTATTCAAGTTCTTCATCAAAAAAGATTAGTGGTCTGGTAAGAAATGCTGTAATAATATTTCCTGCAATCTATTCAAAATAACTGAAAATCTTGCACATAGATTTTCTTACAAAACCAAAGACACCTTAATTCCTAAACACCGGAATAGAAGTTCTCTGTTATACAGAAGAGCAAGCACTTACAATCATCAGTGCTGGAAAATCTTTGCAGGTTCTCACAAAGATGGAACAGGCATGTCTCCTCACATTCTGTACAGGTCGGCTTCTGGTCTTCTGAGAAAACAgccaacaacaaacaaatacaccaatcagacatacacGCATTTCATCCAATAATGCACCACTGtctaattttttcaacaaaacaacTACATTATTAGAGATGGgtgattttgttgttttgaataCAAGAACATTCTTTTGTAATTATTCCTTCCAACCTAAATGTTGTTACAAAAAAATGACACATCAAGCCAGCTGGTGACTATCCAGGAAAAGCACAATCTGGAACATCAGACATGCCTAAAGAATTTGTGACAATTTCAAGTTGAAGAGAGCAGGAATTTAAATTCTGCTGGAAATTAAATGGTGTTTTATCTGAACCTTGCCAAACTGAGCACCCATGTAAATATTAAGTTGTTACCTAAGTAAATTTCCGAAATTGAAACTGTAGttcaacaaaatgaaacacagtGCTATACATGTAGAGTGCACAGATGAAAGAATACCTTTGCATCTGTACTTTACTTGAATGCACTTCCTGGCACAATGATCTTGAAGAGGCATTTTCACACAGAGAAAGAAGTCTAGCTGATAGTTTTCCATGGAAATattaccaaaaaacaaaaaaggtcACAAAAACAATGTGGCAATAACATACCTTTGTTTGCCCTGGCATGGAGAACACCACACATTCAAACAACTGGAACAAAAGTGAGATTAAAAGATTGTAGAGATATCCACAgatatattttgtattgtataATGACACTCAGTGATTTACTTTAGGACTTCAGAACATCTAGAATGAACCTGACATGACAAAATCTATCATCCTGGACACAAAATCTTCAACATATATCACAATGTGGATGTAACTTGTTTCTGCTGTTTTACAATCCCTCATGCGAGACACACAGACACGATTGTACAACTCACCCTTTGTAGAACAGGGGGCATCAAGTCTGGAGCATACCTCAACACAGGAAATAACGCAGATACACAGGTCAAAGTGCAAGAAAGGAGAAGAGGATCCTGGGAAGACAAAAGTAGCATTATCCATGTGAAATCTCATCTCCTTGTGTTATACACATCATACATACGCAAAAAGACATTTTTCATACTTATGAGAGATGATTCTGGGACAGTAATTACAGCAACACCCATCCtctgaatgtttgtgttgctAAGGTTTAGAAGTTCTACCGATGAATGCACATTTAAATTTGACCCTGAGAGGCTTCTTGGTTCTTAGGTCAAATCTTGTTAAATCATACCTTATTTTGACTGAAGTTTAATATGATGAATTCAAAGTATTATCTCCTAAAGGgtcagtaactgtaactttgatGATCTTTCACTGTTTTGTTCGGTATGTCAATGGCAAGTTCTTGTGCTACTCCAtagagcatgttgaaacacctactctttggcttgtcaacacagaCTCTCTATGtgtgaaatgcactgttattgtttacatttgaatgctagtccggaccagaatttacttgtcaacaatcacattgcagtttacacatgtacagaggCTGAACActatgtatctcaacatgctctCGGAGTAGGACAAGAATTGTAGTCGacactaaaaaaaataaagtgaaaaaaatcatcaaaaatcacAGCTGCTGGCACTTCAATCCCCTAACATGACAAAATCTGCACGGCATTATTAACATTAGCTCTCTTTTCAGAAGTAAACAAGAAGCCTTGGTTAAAAAATTCCTCCCCACCTTGGATGCCTATTTTTCTTGCAAAAAACAAATGTTCTTTATAAAGTCAATCTGATTTTTTACAATAACATTTGAGTTACCTTTGCCCATCCCATGCTTTTTTCAGTAGCAACCAAGTAAAAGACTGCCTCGTTTGATCAAATTAGTACATGAGTAAGAATGGTTATTTAACGATTACCTGAGTTTGATACTGTAAAACTTCTTTGAGCAAATCGGTAGACTCTGCCACCGGTGGGTTTTCCAGAGTGAAGGCTTTTCCCATCACACACTCTAGGAAACAAGTCATTGCATCCCATTCCAGGAAGACTGGCGACAGCAATGTGCATAACTCTTGACCTGAGAGATAAAAAGATAATTTCTTGAATGTATCACCTGTAGTATGTTTTGCATTCTAAACTTGCCGATTAGAGTACTGGCAACAGTAGTGAGCTCTCAGAGCTggtctttctttcactgtgtTCCATTTGTATGCTTTCAGATTGTCTAGAAAAGCCTTATGTATCAGCAAATTTTGAGTAGCTGTACAAATTGTGTGGTGGTACAAAAGAGTAGAGACCGTACAATTCATGGGTTTTGAACATTTCCACACATCAGAAACATATGCATGTTTGCTCCGAAGGGTAAAAAAGTCAGATTCTAAAGACACACTCATTCACCAATTTGACCCAAGTAAATGTTTTTGGGATAAATAATCTATGAATGAGACTAGTATGGTTGCATCTTTCTGACAAGCACCGTACTATGACCAATAAAACctctttaaatacaaaaaaagaaCGATAATTATTTTTTGACAGAAGAAACCACTAGGATTCATCTAGGGTGGTTCTGCCTGGACACTGTTACTCTGTTTTCAGAGTTGTGTATGTGTCCGAGTGACTCACTTTTGATCGGAGTACTCAGTTGTAGCTGTAACCAGTGTTTGGCATACTCAAAGGCCACTAGAGGGCGTACATTATTACACTGTCTGATAGCTTCTGTTTGGTGGCTTCTAAATGCTGCAAGAAATGAACAACAATTTGAGAACCACTCCACATAGCACGAGTACCACCAAATTTCCCTGCGATATTTCTATATAATGCGTAGCGCCTGTATTCTCTAAAAATTATGGTGACATATTTGTACAGCCAACAGCCCCAGTTGGGATCTGCAGTTCAAGCTGATAATTaggaagtttaagtctttacaGGGTACTTTATTTAAAAGATGGTAGATTGCTTGGAGAATATTCTGCCATATTACAATTCCATCTTGTTCTATTGGGTACATCTCTTCTTGTAGGGTACCCTATGTAGGACACATTACCACAAGCAGATAATCACGTAAAAGGGAGGAAGGGAGCCAATATACTGGGACATTTCCATCATTTTCACATTGCTGGCAGTACTAGCTCATATGGCtggttttgaggaaaagtgTAAAAAGTTTTCCATACAGTTGGCTTCGTAGGTCCTATACCACAGGCTTCAAATATTTATTATGGAATAGCACAGACCTTCCATTCTACAAATGCTTGATTCTGAGTCACATCCTCTAAAGCTCAAATTAAAGTGAGTCTGAAAGACTATCACCGTGAAAGAATGATATACCAGACTTACTGTTGAAGAAATGATGAAATTCTTCATCATTGTCGTAGTCCACTCTGGAGTAAGCACAGCTTGGATGGTTGTCCTGACTTGGGAAACCCCACTGGAGGAGgaagaaaacatgaaaacaaacagGAGGTGACACATTTTCCATGAATTTCCTTCTCATCTTTGGAACcatgatttttgcaaacagcATTCTCATGTACACCAAAGCAAGTACTCAGAATCTCTAATACCTTATTCACAATTATCTTCAAAACGAAAATGTCAGTAATCCACCACTTTGTCTGTTTTCTTAAAATCTGTACCATGACAACATGGAGATGCAAATACCAATATTCACAAATAACTTAGATAGCATGAGACAAACGACCTGCAAGAGACATCGTACCTCACAGTACATTTGGTTATGAAGAAGTACCAGTATAATCTATCATCTCTTTTGAAGACCGCCTAATCCTTTACCATTCAACTTATATTGCCTACCTTGACGAGATTCTTTGTTGCGATGGTAAGAAATTCAGGAATGGCATTAATGACGACGGGGTCTTTTGATATATGTTCATGTCTAAAGAATGCTGACCACAGCAATTGCATAAGATCCTTCAGGTAGACACTCGGATGTCTTGTAAACGCCAGAAttgcttgtaaatatttcagaaagtttGGAGGTTGCTCGACATTGGTATGTTCTGCACCCTGCAACGGAGTAAGTGATGCAAATTATGATAAGAAAGTGTTcagaatgtgtgtgtgtgtgtgtgtgtgtgtgtgcatactGCTTTCAACAATGTTACCGGTATGTACTTATCATAAGGAGCTGATGTTTGCATGCTTAAACCCAGCTTGAAATACAGAATTCAATGCTGTTGGCTTTTTACATATACGTTAAAGAAAAATCTTGCTTTAGCAGAACCTACATGGCTGATGCCACTTATCTGTTATCTGTGCTACAACATGCTTCAACTGGATGTGAATGCTCACTGAAAGATTAATTCTGTGCTGATGGAACAGGGGTTACATTTCACCATACAGATCTTTTTCTTTACTGAGTTTTCCTGGTTTCCTCAGAATGTGCATGAAAGAAAATTCAGGGAAGAACACTGATAATGAATGACGGcaaacaaatttcatttcatgttTTCTTACATTTGGAAAATACCGCATACCGGTATTGCCCGGGGATCACACTTACCCATAGCACACATAACTGTGACCCAACACCTGTTAACACTTGACAGAGATGTTTCAGGAAAACGTAATTTCTTTCATCAAGCCCTTCTGATACTGCTGACCTGGAAAGTATGAAACagaaaattatacaaaattacTAAATAGCCCCTTGATTTTTAAGTACCCTCCACATTATGTGAAGATCAAGAAGACAGGTAGGTACAAACCTTATTGACCAGAAATGTCACTTCTTGAAGCATCAAAATGATTAGAGTAATAATATAGTCAAGAGAGTACAAACCTTTTGTGATCATGGTATTACAGTGATGTTGCTTTGGTTGGGGAATACTAGTAAATGgtttgggaaccccggtaacaatTCCGCTGCTTCccaatctgattgcattgatataccaaggaaCCCCAGTAAAGGAGTTGGGAACTCCAGTAACATTTATCTGCTTAATACCCTTGACAAAAACGCTGTATTCATTCATCATGCGGATACAAAATCTAGAGATACTGAAGTTCTCTTACATTTGAATCAGTGATTACATGTAAGTCCTTCTGTCCTCTCTGTCTATTCTTATTATCGATACAGAGATGTTTACTATCAATAAATTAGACTCTTGAATTAAATGTTCTTAATTTCTTGTTCCTTTTGCAAAGTTACGTTTTGCAATATCTTATCTGAAAGTAACCTTTGCAATACACTTTGATCATCGACTAAAATCTCAGTCAAATTGTGTCATCCGCGATTAATAATGTCCCTGTCATATGGAACAATACCGAAACTATTTTGCATTCTATCTGTTTGGCCACCATTTTGGAAAATAGCCATAGATGGATGGTATGTATATAAGCtatacatttgtaaatgtatgtccattcatgtacatgtacttactCTGCAGCTCCAAGGATCATGGACATCGCATCGTCAGTGAAGAGAAACAGAAACGGCTTCCTGTCTTCTAGTTTGCccttttaagaaaaaaacaaaaggtAATGGTACGATcgataaaaaatcaattttgtgtcaaagaccttttatttttattttgaaaaatctatGTAAGAATCTGCATGATGAAATAATTCAAACCAGGACTTGTTTGAATATACTAATATCAGCCAAATATGCCCACTTGAAATATATGACTGCATGCATTTAAGATGTCAACTTTTGACACAAAACTCCTAAAAAAACAATCAGAccacaagaaataattataGATCAGGAGCAGCCCGAGTAATATAGTAAAAGTTGGCCTATATTCTGCATATGATTGCACGTTGAGTACGGTAcatatgaaattttacatttgtttgaAACTTGTCATACTGTCTGCCACTTTTCACATAGAACTACATTACAAGTAATATCATCAGTGTGTTAAATACTAACAATGTATAAACCTTAACAAAAGATATATGTTTTCACTCCCAATCTCTACATGACAAAGGAATAAAGGAGACAAACCGGACAGAAAAGAAACTCCACCTTTCTGTTGACAATCATCTGCAAGACTTCGGCCGCTCCGACTTTGAGTTCCCGGTCAGTCAGCAGGAAACAGAGTGTCTTTAGCAAGACGTTGTCCTGAGCTGTGATATGCTGTACTCCGACCCATTCAATGTAACCAGTGAAAGCCAGCAACACAGCCTGAGCTACTTTACAATGGGCAAGTGCCTGAAAATGGAATGAGATTGAAAGTTAGGATGGCGCACAAAGGATACAAAGGCTATGGACGCTGTTACACTTTTCGCCAAAGTATACAGGTCCATCCAcactgttacaaacatttggGGTTATACCAAAGGctggtggtgaaaaggttgGATCTATTTAATGAAGGGTTGATGCTGTGGTAGCATAGGGAATGTAGAGGTACACTGCATCATGTAGAATGCAGAGGAACAATCTATCTTTGTATGGAGAACATTAGCTTTCCATATTTAAACAATACTTACTGATATACTTCATGTCGCACATCAGTGAACAGATGCATCTTTGCACACAAAATGCATTTTAGTACATGCTTCCAAGGTTTGTGTGATGTATATATTTTTGGCGTCTGATTTGCACATCAAAACTACATTTCACACCAAGATAACTGATGAATTTGACATtcaatgcaaagaaaaattcataCTGGCAGGTTTTCAAGTTCTTGTGTGTTTCTTTAGATAGATTTTCTGGAcaacaaattgacaaaatgcAGGAAGCTAAATCTTCTGCTAATATGATTTTCTGTGAAAGCTGCattgtcaaaacattttcatatatGCCTCATCAAAACCAAATCACCCGCAACTTTTAGAGAAAAGTAACTCTTAAAAATAGTGTTATCATAAACTGCTGATTATGCAATTTCCAGTAGTATTATTGTTAGTTGAAATGTTCAAACGATCACCTATGATACATAGATAGCTatatagatggatggatggatacaaTCAAAGGCTGGTTAAAATTTGAGTAGTCTTTACGAACAACAGTCGGCAAATACTTAAAAAGtcttttacatgcaaatattatCAGTCACAACTGCAAAACCTTAGGATGTAAAAAGGAGAACAATATTCTCAATTCATGCCATGTGAACAAAAACAGTCAAGGAACAATGAGGGAAGGAGGAATCATGTGTGCGTTTCAAAAGATTCAACCAATGAAACTTCAGCCTCTTTCACACGTAATCATACCTTTTTCCTGTCCGCATCATCAGTACCATTCAGCTGTAAACATGAAGATGAACAGAATTAAAATAATACACTCTCCAGAGACTGAATTCTGTTTGGTAACATGAAAAACTTTTTTTCTCAGTTCATCTTTCACAAGTGTCTGTATTAGAATGCAGATAAGCAAGTGGTTGCATATATGACTTGCCTTTCACTGCTTGCTTCATTGATTCTTAGCACTGTTAAATTATCATACATTCTGAAATCGAGATTTCACAACTTTTCTGTAGTTTTGCAGTAACACTGCATGTaactgtttgaaaaaaattaatattaaaataCTGCAAAACTGAATATTCCAAAAATGTGTACAAATTCCTTTCAGTGTAATTCGTAGGGTTATTGTTTGCTGTCacaatgtaaactttagttGGGATAAAATTTGCTTTCAACTTTATATTTTGATGAGGGGAGCTTATTTTCTGTTTACTTTCTCACCATTTGATGGTACTGTGTGGTGTGAACCTGAAGCAATTCTAGAAAGAAGAGAAATATCTCTGTCATGTTCATGGTCAGTGCCTGTAGAACATCACGTCGTCTCTGTGACTGCAATGTCTGGAAAGCTACCACATCTTCAGCAAGTCTTAAAAATACCAGCAGCACCAGTTCGGTTTGTATTGCCTGGAAAAATGGGAAACGACGCAAGTGTTACATTTTTCACTTGATCCAAACACCTTCAGAGAGTGCAGGTTTGGCTGTATAGTTTTGTGAATTTATAGTGACTTTCCTCTTTGACTATTTTGACTTTGAAGGTTGATGTATGGATGGGTCAAACTGGTTACTGAGATACTGGGAatgacatttgcataatttaatgTATTGCACCTTGTGTATACAGGTCAGTGTCAAGTGTACAAACTCTAATCTACATACATTGAGAACAGCACATGTTGTTGCTCAGCAATGGCAGGTATGACATCATTGGATAGGAACATACATGGACTCATGTTCAGTGAGACAAGAGGCGATAAAAGGTTTGTGCGGATACGTGCTGGCTATCTCAGCAGAGTTGTCACTGCGTGCCATCATGACTACCGTACTTTAACTGTTGACTATGTTGTGCCATCATCACCACTGTGCCATCATATTAAAGCCAAGGCCTATTACATCCTATCGACAGAACCTGTGCTGAGTTTGCCAGTTTGAGATTCACATCTCAGCAGAAAAACGGCAGCTTTTAAGCTACTACACAGTTCCAGAGAACTGTTTCAAGTCATTACTTGACAATCAGCTGGTCAATGTTTCTATCCAGAGTCCCCAGTAAAATCAGTGCACAAACCTTGCGCAAGACAAATGTTTGCTAACCCAGCATCACCCAGTATTTCATACTGAATTGTAAACAGCACTACTTGGATTTATTGCGTTTCTCACTTGACCTCTACACTCCACTTTTCCTAACTTTTTCATTTGGCTTGAAACCATTTCAGTACTTCCGCTTGACCTACTCCTGGACAAACTGATAACACAATGAAAGTATTTGCAAGAATGTCACAATCAGACTAATAAAGCAGTGGCTATACTTAATGGTTTGGGCACCAGAGAGTTCACTCACCCCTTTCTTGCATAATTGATTGAGTTCACTGAGTAATGTTGGCCAATGCTGGGGCCACTCTCTCTTCACCAATTCCACAACAATCCTTGATAGGCCATCCTTGATGTAAGGTCCTTCTTCCAATATACCCAGTGTGCCCTACAAATAACATTATATCACACCCATTGTTTGTGCAAGAGCACCGGGAGAAAGTTCTGAAACTCTTTACATCACTTCGTGAATGTCAAATGCatcaaattaaccctttgagtgctgtatttttctcACCAAAGTTTTAGTGTAACGTTTTacctatttttataatttttctgtaattttttataattttgaaccaGATGGACATCAAATTTAATCTgctagttttttatcaaaattttggcaaaaatctgaaaaaaaaatgactggggtatatttttaaaggtgacaaaaattgactttggcgctcaatgGGTTAAATTGAAAAGCAAACAAGGcaacaaatattaatattaGAATTATTACCATACCAATAAGCATTGGTGGAACAAAGTTTTCATGGCTttgttgtaaacaaatgaagTCACACGTATGTTCCTGAAGTACGTTTCCGCAATCTTCAAAATTGAAGTACAAACACCTACAGGAAACTACCGGTATGaccaaatttgaacattttcataaaaaaggtTGTCAGTTTTCCAAAAAAAGTTTTGATCGTATTAAGTTTGTCTGATTATGATACGCGAGTATGGGAGCAATATTGCCATCATATTGATAAAGTGAAAAGACTCAAAAACTATGAGACATATAGGCTGGTATGACTAGTTTGATGCACATTTGAAATAAGTACACAACTGAAATGTGAGAACTTTAGTATGCAGTTCAATACACTGCTCACATCcttacaaaaatatttgcatacaggAACTGCATATATTCATGCGTAAGTTAAACCAGAAAAAGTTTTAAATGCTACTTACATCTGCCACAAGCTGCATCACTGTTTCCTTGAATTGCACTTTCTCTTCGACTTCCATGCGGTTCCATCGAAACCTGAATATTTTGAAGAGCAGTTAGATTGTAGACATGACATTGCACAATGATTCTAAATGCTGTTGGACATTAAACATGCGACTGATATTGTCAATACAGCAGGTAACACAACATGGTaagacaaaataacataatttcaaagtcaacttCTTGCAGAAACAAGACATAAATCATTGTGGAGATTTAATACGAAGAATATGAGGAACAACCAACTTCAAAAGACTTCTCATGCCCTCGTTATTTTAGGAGTTATTGTTTTAGTCCTTTTTAATTAGATGAGTCAACATCTGTATAAACTATATGGCACAAaaccttttatattttttttatctatCCTTTTTCATTTCCTCCACCAACCAATCGGTGAGATACtcatttacaggatgaggtaccaaCTACCCACCTGAACAATCTAGAAGTAAAGAGCCTAAAGTTCTTGAGAGCATAACATCCTGTACGGGTCTCAAAGTCACCATCCCTTGATGGAGTGATTTTGCTACTCTGATCTGATTACTCCTGGGTCTTGAACCTAACTCAGTTCTTACtagtaaaaacattttcattttgataaaacttgcttGAGACACATAATTTGTCAGAACTTCGATTTTCCAGATTGCATGGACTGAGAAGCTTTTGAGAGTGTACTGCCAGTGTCAAGTAAAGAGGATGTGGGTAAATTCTGAAAGCAAATTTATCATCGGAGGTGAATAAAGGTTAGGGTGAGGCAAACAAGAATTATTTCAAAGCCTGTTTTGAGATACTTTCATATCTTGTCATGGTTCTGCAACATTTGCAGAACACAATGATGTATAACAGCGATGAACATTTCCCGTATTGAGAGTGTAATCAAACAATGAtggagagacacacagacaaaataTCTGTAGAATGACAGCTTTGACATACTTGACACAGTGTTCCAAAAGTTGAAGTCCAAAATGTCTGATGATGGGTGAGTGGTGTAAACTGACAAGTTCAACTCCGCATCTTGCACAGTCTGGTGAATGCTCCTTGAAATCTTCACATACCTATATGAATGGACATGCAGAGAACATTAAAATCACTGTCAGATGGAAACTATCTTGAAAATCTGTATTATCTCAATTTAAATTTATCAGCATGAGTCTTGTGTGATGGCAAGCTCTCTGGGTTCAAGGGAGATGGAATCAAGGAATCAAGGCAAAGGGGCTACGCTTTACATTGTTATGATATATCATGGAAACATTGATTTTGCCATTGAATTTATATCTCTGCTTTCAAGAAATGCTCCTAAGGAAGTAATGGCTAACCTTGAAATATCACCTTTCAATATCATATCACTAGCATGCAGTCATGATAATTGTTGCTTTGGGATTGTGATGTATCAGTAGCTGTAAAATCTGCTTCATCAAGGTCTAAGACACTAGGGTTATTTTTCACGACGAACTATTATTCAGAAATCATAACATTTcgacatttttgtgaaacaaGTTGCTGATTGGCAagtattttatcattgacttaTACATGATGTATATTGCCTGTGGATTATTTGCAGCTTGATAATACATTTATTGtccataaaaaaaaattagcaagaATTGAGT includes the following:
- the LOC139149685 gene encoding exportin-5-like isoform X1 codes for the protein MSDLVVQLVKAVNTAMDPKVDHQKRLVAYQVCEDFKEHSPDCARCGVELVSLHHSPIIRHFGLQLLEHCVKFRWNRMEVEEKVQFKETVMQLVADGTLGILEEGPYIKDGLSRIVVELVKREWPQHWPTLLSELNQLCKKGAIQTELVLLVFLRLAEDVVAFQTLQSQRRRDVLQALTMNMTEIFLFFLELLQVHTTQYHQMLNGTDDADRKKALAHCKVAQAVLLAFTGYIEWVGVQHITAQDNVLLKTLCFLLTDRELKVGAAEVLQMIVNRKGKLEDRKPFLFLFTDDAMSMILGAAESAVSEGLDERNYVFLKHLCQVLTGVGSQLCVLWGAEHTNVEQPPNFLKYLQAILAFTRHPSVYLKDLMQLLWSAFFRHEHISKDPVVINAIPEFLTIATKNLVKWGFPSQDNHPSCAYSRVDYDNDEEFHHFFNTFRSHQTEAIRQCNNVRPLVAFEYAKHWLQLQLSTPIKSQELCTLLSPVFLEWDAMTCFLECVMGKAFTLENPPVAESTDLLKEVLQYQTQDPLLLSCTLTCVSALFPVLRYAPDLMPPVLQRLFECVVFSMPGQTKKTRSRPVQNVRRHACSIFVRTCKDFPALMIPFFSTVYEKVKRLSADREELTQLEKITLQEALILLCNESKNFEEQKKFLGEMMEPVHQAWMLESVKLALSSAEKFIHHVGLDFDPEVASIDDMVGHNRSSIVYCINMILAMLKRSKVPSDPEEARVGGFIIGTMKNERPIYRNPCMSCVSQLLDNIFALVRTFNHLWLPEMRAKLSSGYVKAYDMQEHEKLAALGINPVSMSGDHPELPVNKPPLEKMQNFIATIHDNCYHILANAGPTLGYEFYTAPKLTAVILNSVFVNLEHIPDHRLRPIIRVFMRAFVQHCPSECHKTVLVTILHHLCSIMVNKLTAKWELMHKRQELSAADEDGEEDLESQEVLEDQMTRLLTRDYMDLISVLFKAGRTAESSVTMEMGEDELESAVTLTDDKASISELGKCLLEDEGLCQTLLLSTFSALSWNDTTTCMKAINICKLMLHTVVSKPMPAEVANQLLIMILRGLEVHGQHDTCQSALVGLAFEMYDTMRPTYSDMTSVLLQIPGCTSDQVRKFDDRFVLMTTPGKLLGDKKRKDAFKKLISGVIGKPLGQQFKKEKVHIPNLPPLFLSPRKRPPVVLDPESGDAGLVALFSGN
- the LOC139149685 gene encoding exportin-5-like isoform X2; protein product: MSDLVVQLVKAVNTAMDPKVDHQKRLVAYQVCEDFKEHSPDCARCGVELVSLHHSPIIRHFGLQLLEHCVKFRWNRMEVEEKVQFKETVMQLVADGTLGILEEGPYIKDGLSRIVVELVKREWPQHWPTLLSELNQLCKKGAIQTELVLLVFLRLAEDVVAFQTLQSQRRRDVLQALTMNMTEIFLFFLELLQVHTTQYHQMLNGTDDADRKKALAHCKVAQAVLLAFTGYIEWVGVQHITAQDNVLLKTLCFLLTDRELKVGAAEVLQMIVNRKGKLEDRKPFLFLFTDDAMSMILGAAESAVSEGLDERNYVFLKHLCQVLTGVGSQLCVLWGAEHTNVEQPPNFLKYLQAILAFTRHPSVYLKDLMQLLWSAFFRHEHISKDPVVINAIPEFLTIATKNLVKWGFPSQDNHPSCAYSRVDYDNDEEFHHFFNTFRSHQTEAIRQCNNVRPLVAFEYAKHWLQLQLSTPIKSQELCTLLSPVFLEWDAMTCFLECVMGKAFTLENPPVAESTDLLKEVLQYQTQDPLLLSCTLTCVSALFPVLRYAPDLMPPVLQRLFECVVFSMPGQTKTRSRPVQNVRRHACSIFVRTCKDFPALMIPFFSTVYEKVKRLSADREELTQLEKITLQEALILLCNESKNFEEQKKFLGEMMEPVHQAWMLESVKLALSSAEKFIHHVGLDFDPEVASIDDMVGHNRSSIVYCINMILAMLKRSKVPSDPEEARVGGFIIGTMKNERPIYRNPCMSCVSQLLDNIFALVRTFNHLWLPEMRAKLSSGYVKAYDMQEHEKLAALGINPVSMSGDHPELPVNKPPLEKMQNFIATIHDNCYHILANAGPTLGYEFYTAPKLTAVILNSVFVNLEHIPDHRLRPIIRVFMRAFVQHCPSECHKTVLVTILHHLCSIMVNKLTAKWELMHKRQELSAADEDGEEDLESQEVLEDQMTRLLTRDYMDLISVLFKAGRTAESSVTMEMGEDELESAVTLTDDKASISELGKCLLEDEGLCQTLLLSTFSALSWNDTTTCMKAINICKLMLHTVVSKPMPAEVANQLLIMILRGLEVHGQHDTCQSALVGLAFEMYDTMRPTYSDMTSVLLQIPGCTSDQVRKFDDRFVLMTTPGKLLGDKKRKDAFKKLISGVIGKPLGQQFKKEKVHIPNLPPLFLSPRKRPPVVLDPESGDAGLVALFSGN